The following nucleotide sequence is from Pseudonocardia sp. C8.
ACGAACCAGAACTGATGTTGCTCATCGACGAGGTTGCGCACACCAACCGTTGGCGGGCGCGGCATCCGGGGGAGAAGGCATTGCTTTCCCTCGGCCTGCTGGCGCTGGCCGTCGGCCTCCCGCCGTGGCCCGGGGCCGTGCTCACGGCCACGGCGTCGCTCGCACTGCTGGTGGTCGGTGCCCGGATCCCGCCACGAACGGTGCTGCGGCTGCTGCGGCTTCCGCTCGGGTTCGTCGTCGTCGGCACGATGCCGCTCCTGATCACGCTGGGCGGAGATCCGTGGATCGCGCTCGCGCCCGACGGACCGTTTCGCGCTGCCGAGTTGCTGGGGCGTTCGATGGCCGCGGTCAGCTGCCTGATCCTCTTCGCTGCGACCACGCCGCTCGCCGATTCGCTACCCCGGCTGCGGTTCCTGCCGCCGGCCGTCACCGAGATCACGCTGCTCGTCTACCGGATGATGTTCCTGCTGCTCGACACGTTGTGCGTCGTTCGCGACGCACAGGCACTCCGGATGGGGTTCAGGGGACGCCGCGCGACGTATCGCTCCTTGGCCTGCCAGGGGAGCACCGTCTTCATCCGTGCGTTCGAGCGGGCGCGGCGGATGGAGTCCGGCCTCGGCGCTCGTGGTTACGACGGGACCCTCCGCGTTCGGGTCGCCGAGCGGAAGTCGTCCCCGGCATTCATCGCGGCAAGCTTGCTGCTGCTGGGAGGAGTGGTGCTGGTGACACTGGTGATGATCCCGTGACCCCGGCCGTCCTGGAGGCCCGCGGTCTGTCCTTCTCCTTTCGAGACGGACCCCTGGTGCTCGACGACGTGGACATCGCGGTCCATGCCGGCCGCAAGCTGGCGGTTCTCGGGCCGAACGGTGGCGGGAAGACGACACTGTTCCGGCTGCTGCTCGGCCTGCTCGTCCCGGCGCGCGGTGAGGTCCTGCTCGACGGGGAGCCGGTGGACCGCTCCCGGCGGGGGCTGACCC
It contains:
- the cbiQ gene encoding cobalt ECF transporter T component CbiQ, producing MLLIDEVAHTNRWRARHPGEKALLSLGLLALAVGLPPWPGAVLTATASLALLVVGARIPPRTVLRLLRLPLGFVVVGTMPLLITLGGDPWIALAPDGPFRAAELLGRSMAAVSCLILFAATTPLADSLPRLRFLPPAVTEITLLVYRMMFLLLDTLCVVRDAQALRMGFRGRRATYRSLACQGSTVFIRAFERARRMESGLGARGYDGTLRVRVAERKSSPAFIAASLLLLGGVVLVTLVMIP